From the genome of Scytonema hofmannii PCC 7110, one region includes:
- a CDS encoding P-loop NTPase fold protein — MSLDLRKFIEACRPTKTLNMEIPEDRGYYIDFASVRGDKVVNKLKRTITRLYPDKSTCQLFTGHIGCGKSTELSRLQNELKQEKFHVVYFQATDDLDVEDVDITDILLAIAHQVSESVAKEKVDLPTRGLKGFLKEAWEFLNTPIEITEIETSLPQGIAKITATMKDSQQLRSRLRQRLEPETTKLLKIINEEIFTLAIEQLKKKGYQGLVVIVDNLDRIQNKPSSASSNPQPEYLFVDRGEQLSQINCHLVYSLPLSLIFSNQREVLKNRLGKGTSPMVLPMVSVQHKDGSEHTKGMELLQQMVLARAFPEISRENRLSLVTEVFDSIDTLDRLCRVSGGHVRNLLGMLYSCLQEDDPPISKKIVEKVIRTERDSLVAAIDQEEWNLLFQVVKEQAVKGELEYQALLQSLFVFEYQDEEGKWFGLNPLLFETDKYKLWQQQNV; from the coding sequence ATGAGCCTAGATTTACGTAAATTTATTGAAGCGTGTCGTCCGACCAAAACCTTAAACATGGAGATCCCTGAAGACCGAGGGTATTATATTGATTTTGCTTCTGTTCGAGGTGACAAGGTTGTTAATAAGCTAAAGCGAACTATTACCCGCCTTTACCCCGATAAGTCTACTTGTCAGTTGTTCACTGGACATATTGGTTGTGGTAAATCTACTGAGTTATCACGGCTACAAAATGAGTTGAAGCAGGAAAAATTTCACGTTGTTTACTTTCAAGCTACGGATGACTTGGATGTAGAAGATGTAGACATTACTGATATTTTACTCGCGATCGCGCATCAGGTAAGTGAAAGTGTGGCAAAGGAAAAAGTTGATTTGCCTACACGCGGTTTAAAGGGTTTTCTCAAGGAAGCGTGGGAGTTTTTGAACACACCAATCGAAATCACTGAAATAGAAACTTCCCTACCCCAAGGTATTGCCAAGATTACGGCAACAATGAAAGATAGCCAACAACTGCGTTCTCGACTTAGACAGCGCCTAGAACCAGAAACTACAAAACTTTTAAAGATTATTAATGAAGAAATTTTTACTCTTGCCATAGAACAGCTGAAGAAGAAGGGTTATCAAGGGCTGGTTGTGATTGTGGACAATTTGGATCGGATACAGAATAAACCATCTTCTGCATCCAGCAACCCCCAGCCAGAGTATCTTTTTGTTGACCGGGGAGAGCAGTTAAGCCAAATAAATTGTCATTTGGTTTATTCTCTTCCACTATCGTTAATTTTTTCCAATCAGCGAGAAGTCTTGAAGAACCGCTTGGGTAAAGGTACCAGCCCAATGGTATTACCAATGGTCTCGGTGCAACATAAAGACGGCTCTGAACATACTAAAGGAATGGAGTTATTGCAGCAAATGGTGTTAGCGAGAGCTTTTCCTGAAATTTCACGAGAAAATCGGTTGAGTTTAGTGACAGAAGTTTTCGACAGTATTGACACCTTAGATAGATTATGCAGAGTTAGTGGCGGTCACGTGCGGAATTTGTTGGGGATGCTTTACAGCTGTCTTCAGGAAGACGATCCGCCAATTTCTAAAAAAATTGTGGAAAAGGTGATTCGGACGGAGCGGGATTCTTTGGTAGCTGCAATTGATCAAGAGGAGTGGAATTTACTATTTCAGGTGGTAAAAGAACAAGCAGTTAAGGGAGAACTAGAATATCAAGCTCTTTTGCAAAGCCTCTTTGTCTTTGAATACCAAGATGAGGAAGGTAAATGGTTTGGGTTAAATCCGCTGTTGTTTGAAACTGACAAATATAAGTTGTGGCAACAGCAGAATGTTTAG
- a CDS encoding TIGR04255 family protein, whose product MQAKQHYSPAPITEALIDIQVQLPQEVKLDVLAQVYSSIQAEYPKREEMLIFQGQAIAGASVGATASQSEIGYRFFSNDQKQILQVRLDGFTFSRLAPYDCWQTFRDEAKRLWSIYQSLTHPQAIARLALRYINRLDIPLPVGDIKEYLKTFPEVSPDLTQGLSGYFMQLQIPQEDLAAMLILNQALVPPPTPNFVSILLDLDLFLEQDIPNDELGIWQIIEQMHQQKNKAFEACITEKTRELIN is encoded by the coding sequence ATGCAAGCAAAACAACACTACTCACCCGCGCCAATCACCGAAGCACTGATTGACATACAAGTTCAACTCCCACAAGAAGTAAAGCTTGATGTTTTGGCGCAAGTGTACTCAAGCATTCAAGCTGAGTACCCAAAACGTGAGGAGATGTTAATTTTTCAGGGGCAAGCGATCGCAGGTGCCAGTGTTGGAGCTACGGCAAGCCAATCTGAGATTGGCTACAGGTTCTTCAGCAATGACCAAAAACAGATTCTTCAAGTGCGTTTGGATGGCTTCACCTTCAGTCGTCTTGCTCCCTACGACTGTTGGCAAACGTTCCGAGATGAAGCAAAGCGGCTGTGGAGTATATATCAGTCCTTGACACATCCACAAGCCATTGCTCGGTTAGCACTCAGGTATATTAACAGGCTAGATATTCCTCTACCTGTAGGAGATATAAAAGAATACTTAAAGACATTTCCTGAAGTTTCCCCAGACTTAACGCAAGGATTAAGTGGCTACTTTATGCAGCTACAGATTCCTCAAGAGGATTTAGCAGCAATGCTTATTCTCAATCAAGCATTAGTTCCTCCACCAACACCCAATTTTGTTTCTATACTGTTGGATTTAGACTTGTTTCTAGAGCAGGACATCCCCAATGATGAATTGGGAATTTGGCAAATTATAGAACAAATGCACCAACAAAAGAACAAAGCTTTTGAGGCTTGCATTACAGAAAAGACAAGGGAGTTGATTAACTGA
- a CDS encoding type II toxin-antitoxin system PemK/MazF family toxin — MKRGDIYYANLSPAVGSEIDKRRPVLIVSNDANNRAATTVTILPLTSNVSRVYPFEILLNPEDTGLPKPSKVQAQQVRTISKERIVQEVVGTLSQELMQLVNAALKLHLELD, encoded by the coding sequence ATGAAACGTGGTGATATTTACTACGCTAATCTTAGTCCGGCAGTTGGTTCGGAAATAGATAAACGCCGTCCAGTGCTGATAGTTAGTAATGATGCTAATAATCGTGCTGCTACTACAGTAACAATTTTGCCACTAACATCTAATGTTAGTCGTGTTTACCCATTTGAGATTTTACTAAATCCGGAAGACACAGGTTTACCCAAGCCTTCTAAAGTCCAAGCACAGCAAGTACGCACAATTTCTAAAGAGCGCATTGTACAAGAGGTAGTGGGAACTTTGAGCCAAGAGTTGATGCAATTAGTAAATGCCGCTCTTAAACTACATTTAGAGCTGGATTAA
- a CDS encoding ribbon-helix-helix domain-containing protein yields the protein MQSEKLSISLPASLVQFIESYKVAKGCKSRSQVIEAALELLRYQELEEAYRLASSEVDADWDVTVADGLTNETW from the coding sequence ATGCAAAGTGAAAAATTATCAATTTCCTTACCAGCCTCTCTGGTGCAATTTATTGAGAGTTACAAGGTAGCCAAAGGGTGTAAATCTCGCTCTCAAGTGATTGAAGCAGCGTTGGAATTGTTGCGATATCAGGAACTAGAGGAGGCTTACCGATTAGCATCTAGTGAAGTTGATGCTGATTGGGATGTCACAGTTGCGGATGGATTGACAAATGAAACGTGGTGA